One window from the genome of Glycine soja cultivar W05 chromosome 12, ASM419377v2, whole genome shotgun sequence encodes:
- the LOC114380451 gene encoding transcription factor bHLH63-like isoform X1: MLHCLNTSCSDITVLERQREATIKCQNHQPPYLTDFNVVFPSSSSSSSSSSSSSSSHSQGLLMMCSDSSLGQVLTHSVKPDPGVWPEFGFLPAISRTCSRDGDLVSPKENMASGKENAKKRKPQNSKVVVAEIDNNKDKDKRVKVTGEEGESKVTEHHTRNKNAKSNANKNNRETSADTSKGSEVQNQKPDYIHVRARRGQATDSHSLAERVRREKISERMKYLQDLVPGCNKVAGKAGMLDEIINYVQSLQRQVEFLSMKLAAVNPRLDFNIDELFAKEVFPSCAQSFPNIGIPSDMSISNNPSYLQFNSAQQLVSCCGGLINSMGISPPNMGLRTNIISTSTVPLPETFLDSSCFAQILPSSNWEGGDFQSLYNVAFDQGRTASFPPQPFTGLVEASNLKMEM, translated from the exons ATGTTGCATTGTCTCAACACTTCCTGTTCGGACATCACAGTCTTGGAAAGACAACGGGAAGCAACCATCAAGTGCCAGAACCACCAACCACCCTACTTAACGGACTTTAACGTCgtcttcccttcttcttcttcttcttcttcttcttcttcttcctcttcttcttctcatagTCAGGGCTTGCTCATGATGTGCTCGGATTCCTCGCTCGGCCAGGTCCTAACTCACTCCGTCAAACCCGACCCGGGCGTCTGGCCCGAATTCGGTTTTCTACCCGCCATTTCGAGAACTTGTAGCAGAGACGGAGACTTGGTTTCGCCCAAGGAAAACATGGCCAGTGGGAAAGAAAATGCTAAGAAGAGAAAGCCTCAGAACTCCAAGGTA gtTGTTGCGGAGATTGATAATAACAAGGACAAGGACAAGAGAGTCAAAGTAACTGGCGAGGAAGGAGAATCCAAAGTAACCGAGCACCATACCAGAAACAAGAATGCCAAATCCAACGCAAATAAGAACAACAGAGAAACCTCTGCGGACACTTCCAAAGGCTCCGAGGTTCAAAATCAGAAACCAGACTACATTCATGTCCGAGCGCGTCGTGGACAAGCCACGGATAGTCATAGCTTAGCTGAAAGA GTAAGGAGGGAGAAGATTAGCGAGAGAATGAAGTATTTGCAAGATTTAGTACCGGGTTGCAACAAAGTTGCAGGGAAAGCTGGAATGCTTGATGAAATTATTAACTATGTTCAGTCTCTTCAACGCCAAGTTGAG TTCTTGTCAATGAAATTAGCGGCTGTAAACCCAAGGCTTGACTTCAACATTGACGAACTGTTTGCCAAAGAG GTGTTTCCTTCTTGTGCTCAAAGTTTTCCAAACATAGGGATTCCCTCAGATATGAGTATTAGTAACAACCCTTCGTATCTTCAGTTCAATTCAGCGCAGCAACTTGTATCGTGCTGTGGTGGATTAATAAACAGCATGGGAATAAGCCCTCCCAACATGGGACTCCGAACGAACATTATTAGTACTAGCACTGTACCTTTGCCCGAAACTTTTCTTGACTCTTCCTGTTTCGCT CAAATTCTACCCTCCTCAAATTGGGAAGGTGGTGATTTCCAAAGCCTTTACAACGTTGCTTTTGATCAAGGGCGAACAGCATCTTTTCCCCCTCAGCCATTTACAG GTCTAGTTGAAGCTAGCAATCTAAAAATGGAGATGTAA
- the LOC114380451 gene encoding transcription factor bHLH63-like isoform X2: MLHCLNTSCSDITVLERQREATIKCQNHQPPYLTDFNVVFPSSSSSSSSSSSSSSSHSQGLLMMCSDSSLGQVLTHSVKPDPGVWPEFGFLPAISRTCSRDGDLVSPKENMASGKENAKKRKPQNSKVVAEIDNNKDKDKRVKVTGEEGESKVTEHHTRNKNAKSNANKNNRETSADTSKGSEVQNQKPDYIHVRARRGQATDSHSLAERVRREKISERMKYLQDLVPGCNKVAGKAGMLDEIINYVQSLQRQVEFLSMKLAAVNPRLDFNIDELFAKEVFPSCAQSFPNIGIPSDMSISNNPSYLQFNSAQQLVSCCGGLINSMGISPPNMGLRTNIISTSTVPLPETFLDSSCFAQILPSSNWEGGDFQSLYNVAFDQGRTASFPPQPFTGLVEASNLKMEM; encoded by the exons ATGTTGCATTGTCTCAACACTTCCTGTTCGGACATCACAGTCTTGGAAAGACAACGGGAAGCAACCATCAAGTGCCAGAACCACCAACCACCCTACTTAACGGACTTTAACGTCgtcttcccttcttcttcttcttcttcttcttcttcttcttcctcttcttcttctcatagTCAGGGCTTGCTCATGATGTGCTCGGATTCCTCGCTCGGCCAGGTCCTAACTCACTCCGTCAAACCCGACCCGGGCGTCTGGCCCGAATTCGGTTTTCTACCCGCCATTTCGAGAACTTGTAGCAGAGACGGAGACTTGGTTTCGCCCAAGGAAAACATGGCCAGTGGGAAAGAAAATGCTAAGAAGAGAAAGCCTCAGAACTCCAAG gtTGTTGCGGAGATTGATAATAACAAGGACAAGGACAAGAGAGTCAAAGTAACTGGCGAGGAAGGAGAATCCAAAGTAACCGAGCACCATACCAGAAACAAGAATGCCAAATCCAACGCAAATAAGAACAACAGAGAAACCTCTGCGGACACTTCCAAAGGCTCCGAGGTTCAAAATCAGAAACCAGACTACATTCATGTCCGAGCGCGTCGTGGACAAGCCACGGATAGTCATAGCTTAGCTGAAAGA GTAAGGAGGGAGAAGATTAGCGAGAGAATGAAGTATTTGCAAGATTTAGTACCGGGTTGCAACAAAGTTGCAGGGAAAGCTGGAATGCTTGATGAAATTATTAACTATGTTCAGTCTCTTCAACGCCAAGTTGAG TTCTTGTCAATGAAATTAGCGGCTGTAAACCCAAGGCTTGACTTCAACATTGACGAACTGTTTGCCAAAGAG GTGTTTCCTTCTTGTGCTCAAAGTTTTCCAAACATAGGGATTCCCTCAGATATGAGTATTAGTAACAACCCTTCGTATCTTCAGTTCAATTCAGCGCAGCAACTTGTATCGTGCTGTGGTGGATTAATAAACAGCATGGGAATAAGCCCTCCCAACATGGGACTCCGAACGAACATTATTAGTACTAGCACTGTACCTTTGCCCGAAACTTTTCTTGACTCTTCCTGTTTCGCT CAAATTCTACCCTCCTCAAATTGGGAAGGTGGTGATTTCCAAAGCCTTTACAACGTTGCTTTTGATCAAGGGCGAACAGCATCTTTTCCCCCTCAGCCATTTACAG GTCTAGTTGAAGCTAGCAATCTAAAAATGGAGATGTAA
- the LOC114380452 gene encoding probable pinoresinol-lariciresinol reductase 3 isoform X2, with the protein MEKSKILVIGATGNLGYDLAEANLKFCHPTFALVGDSAFSDPIKAQELPFSKVRWKMTEAVRLVDVVICSVSARETLHQKLLIRFIKQVGSIKRFIHLNLGEILPGFEYLCLKMAIISMHPKLKLVDLWRLKAFLTLSSHAISL; encoded by the exons ATGGAGAAGAGCAAAATTTTGGTTATTGGGGCGACAGGAAATTTGGGTTATGATTTAGCGGAAGCAAACCTCAAGTTTTGTCATCCAACATTTGCTCTTGTTGGAGACTCTGCTTTCTCTGACCCCATCAAAGCCCAGGAGCTACCATTCTCAAA GGTTCGCTGGAAGATGACTGAGGCTGTGAGGTTAGTAGACGTGGTCATTTGTTCCGTTTCAGCCAGAGAGACTCTGCATCAAAAGCTTCTTATCCGTTTCATCAAACAAGTTGGCTCTATCAAG AGGTTCATCCATCTGAATTTGGGTGAGATCCTACCAGGGTTCGAGTATCTGTGCTTGAAGATGGCTATAATTTCTATGCACCCAAAGTTGAAATTAGTAGACTTGTGGAGGCTGAAGGCATTCCTTACACTTTCATCTCATGCAATTTCTTTATGA
- the LOC114379798 gene encoding adoMet-dependent rRNA methyltransferase spb1-like: MGKAKGKHRLDKYYHLAKEHGYRSRASWKLVQLNSKFGFLESARAVLDLCAAPGGWMQVVVQRVPVDHLVIGVDLAPIAPVRGAIAIQEDITRPECKSRIKKLMNDHGCRAFDVILHDGSPNVGGAWAQEAMSQNALVIDAVKLATQFLAPKGKFVTKIFRSQDYSSVVYCLKQLFEKVEVDKPAASRSESAEIYVLGLGYKAPAKIDPRLLDVKHLFQGSVEPQPKVVDVLRDTKQKRHRDGYEDGNTTLRKVSSAANFIWSNSPLEILGSVTSITFTDPADSLIKDHDLTSEEVKSLCDDLRVLGKQDFKHLLKWRIQVRKALSPTQKPDSTTTELMDNEPKVVDEEDRILNEMEELTYVMDRKKKRAKKLLAKRRAKDKARKATGMQMDAIDDGYVDQELFALSSIKGKKDLVAVDNTEYEGDEGEVEDSENEETHEGRPEHSSSDLEDSDEERKRYNEQMEDLMDQAYERFVIRKEGSAKQRKRIKKSYDAKAQLLEGGEDDDIVQSKYDSDEDQGDQEANPLMVPLNDEAELTQEEIMNKWFSQDVFAEAAEEGDFKKDESKDEMDIDEPKEKISIAKKVKENKTAAPAVATHPQPQPSKAGDDFEIVPAPDTDSSDDSSSDEWEEDIEAKAEILAYAKKMMRKKQREHLLDDAYNKYMFDDEGLPKWFLDEERRHRQPIKPITKEEIAAMKAQFKEIDARPAKKVAEAKARKKRVAMRKLEKVRKKANAISDQTEISDRSKRKQIEQLYKRAVPKRPKKEYVVAKKGVQVRAGKGKVLVDRRMKKDARKHGSGKGGKGGSKTKGKAPKGKGGSSKASASAKKGKQRTK, translated from the exons ATGGGGAAGGCGAAGGGGAAGCACCGTTTGGACAAGTATTACCACTTAGCGAAAGAGCACGGTTACAGGTCTCGAGCCTCATGGAAGCTGGTCCAGCTCAACTCCAAGTTCGGCTTCCTGGAATCGGCCCGCGCCGTGCTGGACCTCTGCGCCGCCCCCGGAGGGTGGATGCAGGTGGTGGTCCAGCGCGTACCCGTGGACCACCTGGTGATCGGCGTGGACCTCGCCCCCATCGCCCCCGTCCGTGGCGCCATCGCCATCCAGGAAGACATCACCAGGCCCGAGTGCAAGTCCCGCATCAAGAAGCTCATGAACGACCACGGCTGCCGCGCCTTCGACGTCATCTTGCACGACGGTTCCCCCAACGTCGGTGGCGCCTGGGCCCAGGAAGCTATGAGCCAGAACGCCCTCGTTATTGATGCTGTCAAGTTGGCCACTCAGTTCTTAGCCCCCAAGGGCAAGTTTGTAACCAAa ATTTTCAGGTCGCAAGATTACAGTTCTGTGGTGTATTGTTTGAAGCAG ttgTTTGAGAAGGTTGAGGTGGATAAGCCTGCGGCTAGTCGTTCTGAATCAGCTGAGATATATGTTTTGGGGCTTGGGTATAAGGCCCCTGCTAAGATTGATCCACGGCTTCTTGATGTGAAGCATCTCTTTCAGGGATCTGTGGAACCACAGCCTAAG GTGGTGGATGTACTTCGAGATACTAAGCAAAAAAGGCACCGTGATGG CTATGAAGATGGAAACACAACTTTGAGGAAGGTGTCTTCAGCTGCAAATTTCATTTGGTCAAATTCTCCTCTGGAGATCCTTGGTTCAGTCACTTCCATAACCTTTACTGATCCAGCTGATTCACTGATCAAGGATCATGACCTAACTAGTGAAGAG GTAAAATCTCTCTGCGATGATTTAAGGGTTCTGGGGAAGCAAGACTTCAAGCATCTTCTAAA GTGGAGGATTCAAGTTAGAAAAGCTCTTTCACCAACTCAAAAGCCTGATTCTACCACTACAGAACTGATGGACAATGAGCCTAAGGTGGTGGATGAAGAAGATAGAATACTCAATGAAATGGAGGAACTGACTTATGTAATGGACCGCAAGAAGAAACGTGCAAAGAAGCTTCTTGCAAAAAGAAGAGCCAAG GACAAGGCACGAAAAGCAACAGGGATGCAAATGGATGCAATAGATGATGGTTATGTAGATCAAGAGTTGTTTGCACTTTCCTCTATTAAG GGTAAGAAGGATCTGGTAGCTGTTGACAACACTGAGTATGAAGGTGATGAAGGAGAAGTAGAAGACAGTGAGAATGAAGAAACCCATGAAGGCCGCCCAGAGCATTCATCCAGTGACTTGGAAGATTCTGATGAGGAACGTAAAAG ATACAATGAACAAATGGAAGATTTGATGGATCAAGCTTATGAGCGGTTTGTGATCAGAAAGGAAGGAAGTGCAAAACAGAGGAAGCGAATTAAAAAATCCTATGATGCAAAGGCCCAACTTTTGGAG GGTGGTGAGGATGATGATATTGTTCAATCCAAGTATGATTCAGATGAAGATCAGGGTGATCAAGAAGCAAATCCATTGATGGTGCCACTTAATGATGAGGCAGAGCTCACCCAGGAGGAGATCATGAATAAGTGGTTTAGTCAGGATGTCTTTGCTGAAGCTGCAGAGGAAGGAGACTTTAAGAAGGATGAGAGTAAAGATGAAATGGATATAGATGAGCCTAAGGAGAAGATATCCATtgccaaaaaggtaaaagaaaataaaacagcaGCCCCAGCTGTAGCAACTCACCCTCAGCCTCAACCATCCAAGGCAGGGGATGATTTTGAAATAGTTCCTGCACCCGATACTGATTCAAGTGATGATTCATCCTCTGATGAATGGGAAGAAGATATTGAAGCCAAAGCTGAGATATTGGCTTATGCTAAGAAGATGATGAGGAAAAAGCAACGGGAGCACTTACTGGATGATGCATACAACAAGTACATGTTTGATGACGAAGGATTGCCCAAGTGGTTTCTAGATGAGGAGAGGAGACATCGCCAACCAATAAAGCCTATTACCAAAGAGGAAATTGCTGCGATGAAAGCACAGTTTAAAGAAATTGATGCTCGACCTGCGAAGAAGGTGGCAGAGGCCAAAGCACGGAAGAAGCGTGTTGCAATGAGGAAACTTGAGAAGGTACGGAAGAAGGCCAATGCCATATCAGATCAGACAGAGATATCTGATCGTTCGAAGAGGAAGCAAATTGAACAACTATATAAAAGGGCTGTTCCTAAGAGGCCTAAAAAGGAATATGTAGTGGCAAAGAAAGGTGTCCAGGTAAGGGCTGGCAAGGGAAAAGTCCTTGTTGATCGCAGAATGAAGAAGGATGCTAGGAAACATGGATCGGGTAAGGGTGGAAAAGGAGGTTCTAAGACGAAGGGCAAGGCTCCAAAGGGCAAAGGAGGATCTTCAAAGGCCTCTGCCTCTGCAAAAAAAGGGAAACAGAGAACTAAATGA
- the LOC114380452 gene encoding probable pinoresinol-lariciresinol reductase 3 isoform X1, whose amino-acid sequence MEKSKILVIGATGNLGYDLAEANLKFCHPTFALVGDSAFSDPIKAQELPFSKVRWKMTEAVRLVDVVICSVSARETLHQKLLIRFIKQVGSIKVIIHRFIHLNLGEILPGFEYLCLKMAIISMHPKLKLVDLWRLKAFLTLSSHAISL is encoded by the exons ATGGAGAAGAGCAAAATTTTGGTTATTGGGGCGACAGGAAATTTGGGTTATGATTTAGCGGAAGCAAACCTCAAGTTTTGTCATCCAACATTTGCTCTTGTTGGAGACTCTGCTTTCTCTGACCCCATCAAAGCCCAGGAGCTACCATTCTCAAA GGTTCGCTGGAAGATGACTGAGGCTGTGAGGTTAGTAGACGTGGTCATTTGTTCCGTTTCAGCCAGAGAGACTCTGCATCAAAAGCTTCTTATCCGTTTCATCAAACAAGTTGGCTCTATCAAGGTCATCATCCAT AGGTTCATCCATCTGAATTTGGGTGAGATCCTACCAGGGTTCGAGTATCTGTGCTTGAAGATGGCTATAATTTCTATGCACCCAAAGTTGAAATTAGTAGACTTGTGGAGGCTGAAGGCATTCCTTACACTTTCATCTCATGCAATTTCTTTATGA